One window of Hypanus sabinus isolate sHypSab1 chromosome 10, sHypSab1.hap1, whole genome shotgun sequence genomic DNA carries:
- the LOC132401291 gene encoding gastrula zinc finger protein XlCGF26.1-like produces the protein MPFTCSDCGKEFTRSSTLHRHQRVHTGERPFTCSDCGKRFTQSCTLQRHWRVHTGGRPFTCSVCGKGFTQSSQLNEHQRVHTEKMSFTCSACGKRFTYSSTLQRHQRVHTGERPFTCSDCGKGFSQSNCLLTHQFVHTGEWPFRCSECGKGFARSSTLVNHCRIHTGEKPFTCSECGKRFTQSAQLKEHRLVHTGKPFTCSDCGKGFTQSHQLLTHKLVHSRQWPFTCLDCGKGFARSSHLKLHQRVHTGEKPFTCSECGKDFTYSSQLKVHQRVHTGEKPYTCSECGKRFTQSAKLKEHQRVHTGEKPFTCSDCGKGFTWSSQLKVHQQLHTGERPFTCSECGKGFTRSSHLKLHQRVHTGERPFTCSDCGKGFTWSSQLKVHQQLHSEKRPFISSECRR, from the coding sequence atgccgttcacctgctcagactgtgggaaggaattcactcgcTCATCCACCCTAcatagacaccagcgagttcacaccggagagaggccgttcacctgctcagactgtgggaagagattcactcagtcatgcaCACTGCAGAGACActggcgagttcacactggggggaggccatttacctgctctgtatgtgggaaagggttcactcaatcatctcaactgaatgaacaccagcgagttcacactgaaaaGATGTCGTTCACTTGCTCAgcctgtgggaagcgattcacttaCTCGtccacactacagagacatcagcgagttcacactggggagagaccattcacatgctcagactgtgggaagggattcagtcagtcaaaTTGCCTACTGACTCACCAGTttgttcacactggagagtggccaTTTCGCTGCTCTGAATGTGGAAAGGGATTTGCTCGGTCATCCACCCTTGTGAATCACTGTAGaattcacactggtgagaagccgttcacatgctctgaatgtgggaagcgattcactcagtcaGCTCAACTGAAAGAACATCGGTTAGTTCACACGgggaagccgttcacctgctcggactgtgggaagggattcactcagtcacatCAACTACTGACACACAAGTTAGTTCACTCTCGgcagtggccgttcacctgcttagactgtgggaaggggttcgctcggtcatctcacctgaagttgcatcagcgagttcacacaggggagaagccattcacctgctctgaatgtgggaaggattTCACTtattcatctcaactgaaggtacatcagcgagttcacactggggagaagccatatacatgctctgaatgtgggaaacgATTCACTCAGTCAGCTAAACTGAAGgagcatcagcgagttcacactggggagaagccgttcacctgctcagactgtgggaagggattcacttggtcatctcaactgaaggtacatcaacaacttcacactggggagaggccgttcacctgctctgaatgtgggaagggattcactcggtcatcccacctgaaGTTGCATCAGCGCgtccacactggggagcggccgttcacctgctcagactgtgggaaagggttcacttggtcatctcaactgaaggtacatcaacaACTTCACTCTGAGAAGAGGCCATTCATATCCTCTGAATGTAGGAGGTAA